In Lolium rigidum isolate FL_2022 chromosome 3, APGP_CSIRO_Lrig_0.1, whole genome shotgun sequence, the genomic window AGTACTACTGGTCTCCCCATGAAGGAGAATTTAATTAGCCGAGCAAACAATGAGCTTTGCCAACTGATTAATCAAgcatttgttagttttatttgataCCTTGGCATATGCGGTTTGAGATGCTACTGGCCTTGTTAGTATAAGCATAGTCATAAAAAGACGGAGTCAATTTTTCTGCTACATTTGACTCCATTCAAGCAAATCTCAGTGACAATTTTGACCCCTTTATATTTGTCCTGAACCAACTTTAGTGCCTAAATGCCATCTTGGGCCCAAATGCTACTACTGCTTTCCACTTCAACTGAAATATCCAAGTTATATTTTGTATGATTGCAACTCTTAGCTATTGTTCCCCATAAATCACAATGAATGTTTTTACAAGATTTTTGCGAAGCTCAACTTACATTAACCTTAATATATGCACCAGAATGAGTAATATGGTTTAGCAGGTGTGGTGACCCCAAAGTAGCTATATTTCTATCATAAGAACCGGAGGGTTCACGGCAATATGGTTTGAGTGGACTTTGCAGCAATGCTTTTGGGATAAAAGGTTGATATGTAAGACGAACAAAATATACACAAGGAAAATGTGGAAAACAAAGACTTGTGCATTGACATAAAAGGATAATGTCGCATTTTATGGTCCAAGAGGAGTCTTTAAATAAGGAGTGAATTATAATTACTATCTTACTCCTTATAAGAGTACTACTTGTCTTACTGAGGATATGAGTTTTCCAATTTGTCCATCACAGAGGAGGCACAACCGGTGCAATTGGTGCTCCCTGTGGATTTCGCTCCAGCTCTCGATGATGTTGACGTTGCTGCACCGGTTGATGATGTTGGCCTTGCTGCACCACTTGATGATGTTGACCTTGCTGCACAGATTGATGATGTGGCATACACAGAGGTATCAATAATCTTTTCCTTCCCCTTTGTAAAATTAACACTGTTTCCACTGATTAGCAATGCACACAGGAGCCGTCAGATGTGGTTTGGGGACCACTCGATGTATGCAGCAGTAAACATGCCATGGCTTCTCAACCAGATAAATCGGCCGGAACTGTCAAAGATGCTGTTCGTTTGATGGAAACCAAGGCCGCTGACACTCCTGCACCTTCAGCCGACTTGGTTGGGGGGATACCGCAATCAAGTGAGGTGATCTCTATAAAACCAAGATATGATGGTAAGTGCTCCAAACTGTGGTGTGGCTAGATGGTACCAGAAAACTACTTGCTCATTTCCGACATTACTATTGGTATAAGTACTATTAGTTGGTCCTTGCTACTTAAGTAGTACGACGATGCTGCTGAAAAAGAATCTAGTTTTTATTAATTGAATTTGGATCGGTAATAGGAATGGAAAATGCCACATGAAAATACTAGTAGCCTTGTACTAATAGTTATATGTAGAAAGAGGGAATACATTTTTCTGCTACATTTGACTCCAGTTAAGAAATCTCAGTGATATTTTTACTCTTTTTTATTTGTCCCCAACCTATTTGGCAGCGCCTATTTCAGATGGGAAACAATGAAAGAGTGTTCAAAGTGTTACTGAAATTCCTTAAACAGAGTCACAAATGTCATGTTGGGATCTTCTTTTGGAGCTTTTTTTTTGGGAACTGTTAAGAGCTTGCCAAGCAAGTTCTCCAATAATTATCTGTCTTGCTAATTAGTCATTTGATGTTTCATGAAGACATTTGCTTTCCTTGGTGACAGAAGTTTTGCACTCTGCTAGAGATGTGCCCCCGGAGCAGAAGGATCAGGGCCATATAATACTCAGCGACTCCCATGTGAATGCTGATGTACAAGAGCTTGTGGAACTTGGTGAGGTGCATATGAAGTTGGTGATAGAGTTTTACAGCAAAGCAAAGGCAATGCTACAAGCCACCAGTGCAGTCAGAGATGTCATGGTAGAACATCCCAACTCATCCGCACCTCCAGAGGGTACTTGCAAAGGTTCGAATTACATTTTTCAGTTACAGATTACTACAAAGAGTTTGTTAAATAAGTTAGACCTGTTAAGAGTAAGCTTGTGTATCCTTTGTTCACATTACTCATAAATAAATCTCAAGTTCCTGTTTTTATGTGTCAAACAAAGAAGTACTCTTCCACACTGATAGGAATATGACAACCACTACTGTTTTGCAAAGGCTGAGTGTAATttctatcttcttgatattaatatgttCTCTTTGTCGAAACAAAACATCTTTGATTTATGTGCCACAGGACATGTCACGGCTTATGAAGCCGATAACTTGGTTGGACCTGTCGAAGATGTTGTGCATCTGATGGAAACTAAGGCCACCGAGACCGCTGCAGCTTCAGCCGCCTTGGTTGAGGCAGGAATGACACATTCAAGTGAGGCAATctctagaaaacaaaaatttgagGGTAAGTGCTCCAATTGTGTTGTGGCTCAGTACCATAAAAATATTAGGTCATTTCCGGCATTACTAATGTTATATAACGATCCGTGTTAATCAGAATTTACCTTTTAGTAACTGAATTTGGTTCGGTAATAAATACATTTTAGCACAACTTACATAGTCTGATGTGAATAAGATCTTAATTGCAAATCAGATTCGTTTTGTTATAAGGTTGTCACTTAAGATGAGTAAAGTATAAATAAGGTAATGTGTAAAAGCAAAcagtttaaaaaaaaattagtttacataACAGGATATATAATGACTCATTTCGTGGCTCAAGATGAGTCTTTACATAATGATTCCATTTTATCTACTCTCTTAATCCTTAAAAGATTACTTCCGTACTAAGGATTAGAGTTTTCCAATGTGTCCATCATAGAAGAGGCCCAACACCTTGCCGTACCGATTGATGGCGTTGAACTTGCTGCACCGATTGACGATGTTGACCTTACTGCATGGATTGATAATGTAGCATACACAGGGGTACGAATGAACTTCTCCTTTCCCTTTGTGAAATTACCATTGTTTCCATTGATCTGTAACTAGTACTAGATATGCACACAGGGGGAACTAGTTGTGGATTTGAGGCCACTTCATCTACGCGTCACGGAGCATGTAATGGCTGCTGAAGCCGATAACTTGGTTGGAACTGTTATAGATGGCGTGTCTCTGATGGAACCCAAGGCAGCAGAGACTACTGCACCTTCAGCCAACTTTGCTGAGGAAAAGACACCTTCAAGTGAGGCAGTCTGTAGAGAACAAAGATGTGAGGGTAAGTGCTCCAACTGGCAATTGTGGTGTGGCTCGGTACAAGAAAAATAGTAGCTCATTTCCGACATTAGTAATGGTATAATTACTATTATTTGGCCCTGCTACTTAAGTAGTATAACAATCCATGTGAatcagaatttaccttttgtgtaatTGAATTTGATTCAGCAAAAAATACATTTCAACAGAACTGACATTGTCTGATGTGAATAAGATCTTACATGAAAATCGGATTGGTTTTGTTATAAGGTTGGCATGTAAGATGACTAAGGTATACAAATGTAAATGTTGAAAATCAAACAGTTATTTAAGTTTTTTGTTATAAGGTCTACTATTTTTTAGTTTATTACATTTGGTTTGGTAAAAGGAATGACAAATGTCTCATGAAAATACTGAAAAAAATATTTCTGCATTTACTCAAGCTTGCAGACCAGGATAAGGCCCCGTAGGATCTAGAGGAGTCTTTTCATGATGCAACCTTTAGAATTACTCTCTTACTTGGGATTTAACTCGTCCACTTGTTCCATCACAGAAGAGGTGCAACTGGAGTGTCTGCAAGAGATTCTGCCACTACTTCAGACGAGTGCCGATGAGAAGGTGGACTTGGATGCTCTATTTAATCATGCTGCAAATAGGAGTAATATTGTCACGGACCAGCCTAATGCACCTAAGATGATGTCGCTGAAGGCGATCATGGAACAAGGACCTGAGCATCAGCGGGAGCAAGTCAGGAGATCAAAGCGCGAGCGTCAACTGAACGCTCGTTTCAGCGGTCCAGATTGGTCCACGTAGGTCGATCCAACGGCGCCAGGACTCGGTCGCGTCATCACCTGGAGCCAGCTATTGGGAATCACCTTCCTGATCTTCTGCTAATAGGCCTTGAAACCAAACTTGTCCGTTGCTGCTTTTGAAGCCAGTTGTAGTCGCAGCGGTGCTGACGGTCTCTTTCCCACTTTTGCTTCTCTCCCTCGAACCCCTCGCTTCTACTCCTAGATCCCCTGCTACTTGCAACATGTATCCGAATTCGTGTGTGGAACTATAATAGAGGAGTAGATGGATCGGGGTAcataacatttggtatcagaTATGTGCATTGACATAACAGGATAACGTCACATTTTATGGTCCAAGAGGAGTCTTTAAATAAGGAGTCAATTATAATTACTCTCTTACTCCTTATAAGAATGCTACTTGTCTTACAGAGGATATGAGTTTTCCAATTTGTCCATCACAGAGGAGGCACAGCCGGTGCAATTGGTGCTCCCTCTGGATTTAGCTCCAGCTCTCGATGATGTTGATTGCTGCACCGGTTGATGATGTTGGCCTTGCTGCACCACTTGATGATGTTGACCTTGCTGCACGGATTGATGATGTGGCATACACAGAGGTAACGATAATCTTTCCCTTCCCCTTTGCAAAATTAACACTGTTTCCACTAATTAGCTATGCACACAGGAGCCATCGGATGTGTTTTGGAGACCACTTGATGTATGCGTCAGAAAACATGCCATGGCTTCTGAACTGGATAAGTTGGCCGGAACTGTCAAAGATGGTGTTCGTTTGATGGAAACCAAGGCCGCTGACACTGCTGCGCCTTCAGCCGAGTTGGTTGGGGGGATGCCGCAATGAAGTGAGGCAATCTCTATAAAACCAAGATATGATGGTAAGTACTCCAAACTGTGGTGTGGCTAGACGGTACCAGAAAACTACTTGCTCATTTTCATGCCTCGTTTCTTTTGCTTCCTATAAAAGTTATAGTTATGTCAACAATTGCATGATTATGAATTAAGAAAAACAATTGCATGATCATGAATCCAATCTCAGTTTGCCATGGTAGGTTTAAAATTTTCCATATCAGCAGTTCAGCACCCATGACTCCATATAACTAACACTTAACTATGTGCTGACAATTAGTCTGTGTGTCCTACGTAACCAAAAAGAAAATGTAGAAAAATCTCCCCGGATCACAAATTAAATAGACAACCAAGGAGACAATATAGATTGGATAATTCATGGACTACATATGATATAGCGGGGAGGATCATCGTCATGAGACATCAGAGACGTCTTGCTGTCCTTGTGGTCTGAAGTGTGATCACTCCATTGGGCCCTGGCATCTTTGCGCACTGGTAAGCATGGTGCaagacagccatgaacttggcaataGCTGGTCGCCCTAAGATGGCGGTCATAGGGCCGGGAAGGCTGTCGACCACGTCGAAGAGGACATCTTCTACTCGACAATTTTCCGGCGTCCCAAGCTGCACGGAAAGCCTTATCTGTCCGATGGTGGTGCCCGTGACGCCGGGGATGGCCCCCTGGAAAGAGCGGGTCACCGGGTCCATCTTGGACCGGGAGATATGCAACTTGTCGAGAACCTTGGCGGCGAGGACGTCGAGGGAACTTCCTCCGTCGATGAGCACGTCGTGGATCCGGTGGCCGGACACGAGGGGCTGGAGCACGATCGCGTTGCGCCCGGACAGGTCGGCTCTGTCTTTGCAGTCGGCTATGTCGAAAGTGATGTCGACCTCCGACAACTTGAGCTGCTTTTCCCGCGCCTCCTTGGCGTCGGCCGTCGCCCGCTTCTTGCAAGCGCGGCGGCGGTCGTCGGAGCGCTTGGCGCTGGGACGTTTTGTTCCGCGCGCGGCCGGAGGCGCTGTCGTCTTGGTGGCAGCTGGTTTTCTCTCCAAAGCGACGTCGGACCCCAACCGCTTGATCAGTATCCCCAGGCGATTCTTGGCCTCCATCAGATTCCTGTAAACGCAGCAGTCGGCGAGGCTGTGCTCGGAGATGGCCGCCATTGTCTCGACCACCTTCTTCTTGATCTTGCTCATGGCCAGTGGCGAGCCGTCGAGGCTGTAAGCAGCGGCTATCGGTGGATGTATATTTTAAGGCGGCGGCAGGGTGTCCGTCGATTGCTGCCTCCGGGTATGGACTGACAGAACTAATACGTATTAGTAGTTAGTTTCCTAACCTGACACGGTCTTGGACTCCTAGTTCTGGAGGGATACGTGTCTCGAGCGTTATTCCCCTCCAGACTCTTGACACGTATATATAATACATGATACGGGTCTCTATCTCAACTATACGAGGAACTAGGAGGTGGGCCGGTTACATAACACACAC contains:
- the LOC124698685 gene encoding uncharacterized protein LOC124698685 yields the protein METKATETAAASAALVEAGMTHSSEAISRKQKFEEEAQHLAVPIDGVELAAPIDDVDLTAWIDNVAYTGGELVVDLRPLHLRVTEHVMAAEADNLVGTVIDGVSLMEPKAAETTAPSANFAEEKTPSSEAVCREQRCEEEVQLECLQEILPLLQTSADEKVDLDALFNHAANRSNIVTDQPNAPKMMSLKAIMEQGPEHQREQVRRSKRERQLNARFSGPDWST